The genomic segment TTCTCCGTGCAGATTGGGAGGGAGCCATGGACGAAGACCTGGACAAGATGACCCGCGAACAATTGATCGCAGAAGCCAAGCGGCTACGCCAAGGCATTCGTGAGCACCGCGACTGTAGCGGGCACGATCTGTGCTGGCACCACCCAGCCCTCTGGGCATTGCTGCCCGACAAGAGCGACCCGGTTCCCGTGGTACCTGAATGGCCGGAATTCATCCGTGGCTGCATCAAGTACCGGCAGTCACTCGATGAACAGATGCCAAACGCCCCGCGTACCGATGAGCCGTATGGTGAATAGCCCTACTGCCCAACTGGACCGTCAACTAGGCCGACGCCTCGACTAGCGACTCAGCCCGCCTCAGCAGCGCCGCTTCCTGGTGCGGCGCAAGCACAAGGCCGAAGCGCTTGCGCAGTATCTGCGGCAGCGCCTCGGCATCGAGTCGCTGCAGTTCAGGCGCCTCGCCGGGACGGAAGATCTTCAGCTCCAGATCGGTCAACGCCAGGCGCTCCTCAGCGCCGTTGTGCTGGGCGACGATGCGGCGCACGAAGGGCGAGTCCGGATGATGGGAGACGAGATAGTTCTGCTCTTCAAAGTCGGCACGGTAGTAAGGCTCGTCGCTGAACTGGTAGAGACTGAACCAGCCGCCGTGGCGGTGATGGCGCAGCAGCCAGTACCCCAGCGATGAGCGCTCCAGCCGATACTCCCAGCGGCCGTGGCGCGCCTCGACGCCCTCGTCGAGACGGATCGGCTCGCGCGGCCCAACGTTGCCGACCCCCACATCGACCAGCCACTGATGCCCCGCCACGGTGACGTTAAGGATGGTGTGCCCGAGTGGCGTCACCTTGTCCGCATCGTCGCCCATCAGTATCCGCGCACTGCGCCCTTCGACGACGAAGCCGAGCCGATCAAGCACCGTGGCAAACAGGATATTCTGCTCGTGGCAGTAGCCACCCCACCGCCGCCTCACCAGCTTGTCCTGCAGGCTCTCCAGGTCGAGGCGGATCTTGCCGCCGGTGACGATCTCGAGATTTTCGAAGGGCACCGCCGCGAGATGCGCACGCTGCAGCTCGTGCAGCGTACTCAACGTCGGGGTTAGTGGTCCGCGATAATCGATGCGCGCCAGGTAGGCGTCGAGGTCAAGCGGCGATGTTTCCCACCGAGCCGAATCGTGAAGAGCGGATCGAGGCAGCGTAGCGGTCATATGTGAAGACTCCCTATCCCAGCGGCACACCGCCGCTGATGGCCTTGCCATGCCGACACATAAGGGCCGGCCCACTCTTCGGAGCCTAATACCTAAAGTTCAGTTGAGATCAATGAAACCGCAGGCTATCGCCGTCATAGCGACCGCCAATGCTGACTTTCATCCCGTATCGCGGACTATCACACCGTCGAGGAGGCAGCAATTGCTTACCTGCCTCCTCAACGAATGAACGTCACTCAGCCAACGCGACCAGGTGCGTCGCCTACGACTCATTCAGCGGCTCGAGTGGCTGCCAATCGGAGCGTTCGGCCAAAAACTCAGGTCTTGGCCGGTTGCCGCAGTACGGTTCGTGGAGCGTGTTCTCGACACTGTTATAGACGAAGAACAGATTGCTCCTTGGCCAACATGACATATTGATATTCGAGCCGTGCAGGGTATTGCACTCGAAAATGATCAGCGACCCGGCAGGCCCTTTGGGCGCTTCGATGTCGTTCTCCAGCATCAGCTCACGCAGGCTGCTGGCGGGCGGCACCCCGACCTCCTGGCTCTTGAGCGACTCCTTGTAGTTGTTCTCCGGCGTGCGCCCTACACAGGGCACGAAGTAGCGGTGCGAACCGGGAATCAGCATCAGCGGCCCGTTGAACTCACCGTTATCGGTCAACACGATGGAGCAGCTCAGCGCACGCATGCGGGGCATGCCGTCCTCGCTGTGCCAGGTCTCGAAATCGGAGTGCCAGTCGAAGCCCTTGCCCTTGAAGCCGGGCTTGTAGTTGATCCGTGACTGGTGGATGTAGACATCGCTGCCCAGCAGCTGCTTGACGATTGCCAGCAGGCGAGGGTCACGCGTCAGACGGTTGAAACGCTCGGAAACCTGATGGATGCCGAATACGGTGCGAATTTCCTCACGACCGGGTTCGAGAATCGTGCCCTCGGACAGCTTCAGATCGGCATCGTCTTCGTAGCCCCGCAGCTCGTCGATAAAGGCCTGCATATCGTCCGCATCGAAGAAGCCGTCGAACGACAGAAACCCGTCGCGCTCATACGCTTCGATCTGCGACTTGTCCAACGGGCCGTTGGCGAGCTGTGTTTCATCGCCGTATACCACCGGATCGATGCGCTCGAACATGCCCAGCTTGCGTTCCAGGCGGGTGGGAAAGAGATCTTGCGAGTCTCTCATAGCAAACTCCTCCATTAGTCTGCATTTAGCCGGTGCGTCACTGCACCCATTCCTAACGTAGCCGCCATCCCGCTTCCCAGCAATGCCCGACAGCCCGCGCCGCGCGCACCTTCCCCAAATACTCGTTCGCTCGCTGTGCCATGGACAATGCGTGCCGCCCACGTTGGCCAAGGCAATGTGGAAGGCTGCTCAGCGGTGGGTATCGCCAAAGGCACCCACCACATGCCCTGCCAAGGCGTCGCCGGCTTCGCTGAGGTCACTACGCTTGACCAGCGCGATCTGGTAATCGCCCAGCGGCGGCAGCTGATCCTGCTCGATACGCCGCAGCGGTGCACGAATCAGGCTGCGTGGAAAGGGCGCCACGGCAAGGTCGGCGAGCATCGCCGCCTCCTGACCCGCGGAGTGCTCACAGGTATAGGCGACGCGGTGGCCGATGCCGGCACCGTCGAGAGCATCCAGCGCCATTTTTCGCCAGGCACAGCCCTGGTGGGCCAGCGCCACCGGCAATGGTGAACGCTGCACGGCCACGCCCCCCTCGCGGCCCACCCATACCAGCGGCTCGCTATGCACGATCTCGCCGCGCGGCTCTTGGCCGGGGTTGCCCGCGGTGATGAGTATCAAGTCCAGCTCGCCGGCATCCAGGCGCTGCAGCATGCTGGCGCTACTGCCCACCACCACATCGACATGCACCGCCGGATGCGAGCGTGCGAACTGGGCCAATACGCCGGGCAGGATGCGCGTGCCGACATCGTCGGTGGTACCGAACCCCACCCGCCCCTCGAGCGCGGGCGCCAGAAACTGCGTCACCGCCTCCTCGTTGAGCTTGAGCAGCCGCCGGCCGTAACCCAGCAGCATCTCGCCTTCGGGTGTGAGCCTTACCTGGCGGGCTTCGCGCACGAACAGCGGCTGGCCCAGGGTCTCCTCGAGGCGCTTGATCTGCATGCTGAGCGCCGACGGCGTACGGAAGACCTGCTGAGCGGCGCGCGTGAAGCTGCCGCTCTCGGCAATCGTCACGAAGGTCCGCAGCACATCGCTATCCAGCAGAGGCAAGGCACGATGGCCGGAGAGTGAGGGCATCTGTGTCATGGTCACACCTTTCAATTTTTCTTAACTGAAACTGTAGACCTTTTCGTTTGTTTGATCAAAGAGCCCAAGCCATGCTGTTACCCAGAGGTCGCGACCCTCCATTCACAACCAGAGAGACATCGCAGCCGCCGCTAACGGCTACCTGTATGGAGGTGCGAGATGACCCAGTATCAGCCCATTCATCGTTCAACGCCGACTGACGACAAAGCACCCACACCGCCGCCCCGACTGGCGCTATATATGCCGGCCACGCCACCGCTCGGACTCATCTATGCACTTGAGCTCTGGTGGTGGCGATACCGCCGGCGCCGCCAGTTCCGGCAGCGCTTCCTGCCACTGCTGGCGCATGACGACCATATCCTCGAGGACATGGGGCATCAGCGTGACGACATCCAGTGGGCGTCGCGCCTGCCGCTGAAAGAGGATGCGCACAAGGCCCTCACGGAGCGCCGAGCGCGGCACAAGCGCTAGCGGTTTGATCAGCAGCGTGTTCGAGGATCCCTATCATGCCAGCGCCGAGCAACGCACAAAGGGGGGACCGCCCCCCCCTTTGTGCCTTCTGACACCGTATCCCGGCAGATCTCATGTCACTCAGGGACTCTCTTCACGTGACAGTTGCTGCAACGGTAACGGGCCTGCCTGCTTAACGGTCTGGATGGCAAAGTTGCTGCGGATATCACTCACCCAGGGCAGTCTTAGCAATGTCTCGGTCAGGAATGACTCATAGGCAGCCAGGTCAGGCACCACGACCTGGAGCAGGAAGTCGGCCTCCCCTGATACCAGGTGGGCGGAGATCACTTCTGGCAGCGCCTGAACCGCTTTCCGAAAAGCACTCGCCTGCTCCTCATGATGCCTCTCCACCTTGATACCAACGAAAACGGTGAGACCAAATCCTGTCTCGCTGCGCCCCAACTCTGCATGGTAACCACGAATGACACCTGCGGCCTCCAACCTGCGCACTCGACGCAGACAGGGCGAAGGCGACAACCCAACCTCTTCGGCAAGCTGAACATTGGTCAGGCGGGCGTCGCGCTGCAGCGCGGCAAGAATCCGCCGATCCAAGTTGTCTAGCGCACGTTTTAGCATGATTCACACATTCCGGGAGATATAGGGGCACAGTATGCCAATATTTATCTTTATAACGGCAAACTACGCAAGGACATGCCTGGAGGACGCCCCATAAACTGACGCAGGTATCAGCCAACCTTGGAGACTGCGTCGTGGAACTCTGGGTATTTACTAGCACACTGGTCATAGTCTATCTGTTGCCGGGACCGGACATGATCCTGGTACTACAAACTGGCGTCGCCAACGGGCGCCTCCCTGCATTGGCCACTGCGGCGGGACTCGCCGTGGCACGAGGCGCCCACGTCTTGCTCGCGGCCACCGGGCTTGCCGCCCTCTTCGCTGCAAGCCCCTGGACCCTGGATGTCATCCGACTGGTGGGTGCCTGCTATCTGATATGGCTGGGTATCCAGATACTGCTATCGGGCCCAGGCCTCGCAGTTGTCGACGCGATCCGGCCCCCCACTCCCTCGATGGAACTGAAAGCGGCTTGCAAGCGTGGACTGCTCACCAACCTGCTGAACCCCAAGTCGTTGCTCTTCTGTTCCGTCCTGTTGCCCCAGTTCCTGAACGCCGAGCGAAGCGACATTCTGCTGCAATTTCTGCTCCTCGGTTCACTCGTGGTTGGCGTTGGGATCCTATTCGACACGCTCTATGCCATGGCCGCTTCGCTGCTCAGAGAGTGGCTGACCAGCCATCCAATGATGCAGCGTCTACAGCGCGGGGTTTTCTCTGCTTTGCTCATCGGCTTCGGCGCACAGCTGATGGCTTCCTGAGCGAAGAACTCATGCACGGCATCACTGGTTAGAGCACTCAAACGCGGTTATCGACGAGAATCGCGGCAAGAGCCAGCCGTGGCAGGCGGCGTAGTCTTTCGAGGGCCGTATCACCTCGCCAGCAGGGCCGATCCCGGCGCAGCGTTAGGGCCCACCAGACAAGCCGTGCCAGCGATGAACGACACGACCTCAAGCTTAGTTTAGACATCCCTACTTGTCGTACGACTCTCCCTCCAGCCCATCGAGCAGCTTGCCGAGCAGTTGGCCGAGCGCTGCCTGCTCTTCACGGGTCAACGCCGCCAGCATGTTCGCCTCGTTCGCCACGTGTAGCGGGACGAGCCGGTTAATCAGCGCCAGTCCATCGTACGTCAACGACACCAGGGTGCCACGACGGTCGTCGGGATTGGGATTACGCCTGATCAGCCCCGCCCGCTCCAGGCGATCCAGCCGGTTGG from the Halomonas sp. 1513 genome contains:
- a CDS encoding acetyltransferase, which encodes MTATLPRSALHDSARWETSPLDLDAYLARIDYRGPLTPTLSTLHELQRAHLAAVPFENLEIVTGGKIRLDLESLQDKLVRRRWGGYCHEQNILFATVLDRLGFVVEGRSARILMGDDADKVTPLGHTILNVTVAGHQWLVDVGVGNVGPREPIRLDEGVEARHGRWEYRLERSSLGYWLLRHHRHGGWFSLYQFSDEPYYRADFEEQNYLVSHHPDSPFVRRIVAQHNGAEERLALTDLELKIFRPGEAPELQRLDAEALPQILRKRFGLVLAPHQEAALLRRAESLVEASA
- a CDS encoding ectoine hydroxylase; translation: MRDSQDLFPTRLERKLGMFERIDPVVYGDETQLANGPLDKSQIEAYERDGFLSFDGFFDADDMQAFIDELRGYEDDADLKLSEGTILEPGREEIRTVFGIHQVSERFNRLTRDPRLLAIVKQLLGSDVYIHQSRINYKPGFKGKGFDWHSDFETWHSEDGMPRMRALSCSIVLTDNGEFNGPLMLIPGSHRYFVPCVGRTPENNYKESLKSQEVGVPPASSLRELMLENDIEAPKGPAGSLIIFECNTLHGSNINMSCWPRSNLFFVYNSVENTLHEPYCGNRPRPEFLAERSDWQPLEPLNES
- a CDS encoding LysR family transcriptional regulator — translated: MTQMPSLSGHRALPLLDSDVLRTFVTIAESGSFTRAAQQVFRTPSALSMQIKRLEETLGQPLFVREARQVRLTPEGEMLLGYGRRLLKLNEEAVTQFLAPALEGRVGFGTTDDVGTRILPGVLAQFARSHPAVHVDVVVGSSASMLQRLDAGELDLILITAGNPGQEPRGEIVHSEPLVWVGREGGVAVQRSPLPVALAHQGCAWRKMALDALDGAGIGHRVAYTCEHSAGQEAAMLADLAVAPFPRSLIRAPLRRIEQDQLPPLGDYQIALVKRSDLSEAGDALAGHVVGAFGDTHR
- a CDS encoding AsnC family transcriptional regulator is translated as MLKRALDNLDRRILAALQRDARLTNVQLAEEVGLSPSPCLRRVRRLEAAGVIRGYHAELGRSETGFGLTVFVGIKVERHHEEQASAFRKAVQALPEVISAHLVSGEADFLLQVVVPDLAAYESFLTETLLRLPWVSDIRSNFAIQTVKQAGPLPLQQLSREESP
- a CDS encoding lysine transporter LysE is translated as MELWVFTSTLVIVYLLPGPDMILVLQTGVANGRLPALATAAGLAVARGAHVLLAATGLAALFAASPWTLDVIRLVGACYLIWLGIQILLSGPGLAVVDAIRPPTPSMELKAACKRGLLTNLLNPKSLLFCSVLLPQFLNAERSDILLQFLLLGSLVVGVGILFDTLYAMAASLLREWLTSHPMMQRLQRGVFSALLIGFGAQLMAS